The Solirubrobacterales bacterium genome includes a region encoding these proteins:
- the prfA gene encoding peptide chain release factor 1: protein MIESLVEQIEARFAELERQMSDPAVIADREGYAEVGREYRELEPAHALAREYAVLRDDLEGARELLADDGDDPELRELVAEGPARLAELGEQIRLATVEKDPNDSKNVLVEVRAGTGGDEAALFAGDLFQMLTRYAEERGFATEVLSQSPAEIGGFKEVTFAVKGDGAYSVFKYEAGTHRVQRVPKTESQGRIHTSTATVAVLPEAEEVEVEIDPNDLQVDVYRSSGPGGQHVNKTDSAVRLTHRPTGIVVAMQDEKSQLQNREKAMRVLRARLYEQKLAEQQAEIASERRSQVGSGERSEKVRTYNFPQGRVTDHRIKLTAHNLDQVLGGDLREFTDALAGEEKRRRLEVQAAEAAS, encoded by the coding sequence ATGATCGAATCCCTCGTGGAGCAGATCGAAGCCCGCTTCGCGGAGCTGGAGCGGCAGATGTCGGACCCTGCGGTGATCGCCGATCGGGAGGGGTATGCCGAGGTCGGACGCGAGTACCGGGAGCTGGAGCCCGCTCACGCCCTGGCGCGTGAATACGCGGTGCTCCGCGACGATCTGGAGGGCGCCAGGGAGCTCTTGGCCGACGACGGGGACGACCCTGAGCTTCGCGAGCTCGTGGCTGAAGGGCCGGCCCGGCTCGCTGAGCTCGGCGAGCAGATTCGCCTGGCGACCGTGGAGAAGGACCCGAACGACTCGAAGAACGTCCTGGTCGAGGTCAGGGCCGGCACGGGCGGCGACGAAGCCGCGCTGTTCGCGGGCGACCTGTTCCAGATGCTGACCCGCTACGCGGAGGAGCGTGGCTTCGCGACCGAGGTGCTCTCGCAGTCGCCGGCCGAAATCGGCGGTTTCAAGGAGGTCACCTTCGCCGTCAAGGGCGACGGCGCGTATTCGGTCTTCAAGTACGAGGCCGGAACCCACCGCGTGCAGCGGGTCCCGAAGACCGAGTCGCAGGGCAGGATCCACACCTCGACCGCCACCGTGGCCGTCCTGCCCGAGGCGGAGGAGGTCGAGGTCGAGATCGACCCGAACGATCTCCAGGTGGACGTCTACCGGTCCTCCGGTCCCGGAGGCCAGCACGTCAACAAGACCGACTCAGCCGTCCGGCTGACCCACAGGCCCACCGGAATCGTGGTCGCGATGCAGGACGAGAAGTCCCAGCTCCAGAACCGGGAGAAGGCGATGCGAGTGCTGCGTGCCCGCCTCTACGAACAGAAGCTGGCCGAGCAGCAGGCCGAGATCGCATCCGAGCGCCGGTCCCAGGTGGGCTCGGGGGAGCGGTCGGAGAAGGTCAGGACGTACAACTTCCCCCAGGGCCGTGTCACCGACCACCGCATCAAGCTCACTGCCCACAACCTCGACCAGGTGCTGGGGGGCGACCTCCGGGAGTTCACCGACGCTCTCGCCGGCGAGGAGAAGCGCCGGCGGCTCGAGGTACAGGCGGCCGAGGCCGCGTCCTGA
- the prmC gene encoding peptide chain release factor N(5)-glutamine methyltransferase — MPTETISGTAREALAAASGALTAAGVTDARLDAELLLAEATGWDRARLAAEPEAGVERGAARRFGEMVRRRSRREPVAYILGRKGFRGLELAVDGRALIPRPETELLVEVALELAPRSVLDVGTGSGAVALAIADELPDCEVTGTDTSIDALSLARENAERLGINGRVRFERGTVPEGPRFDLVLANLPYVREDEWPGLEPEITRYEPRQALVGGADGVEAIASIVPATAAALNPGASLALEVGAGQAGRVAELLLDLGFGQVEGRQDLAGIPRVIVAGQ; from the coding sequence ATGCCGACCGAGACGATTTCCGGAACGGCCCGCGAGGCCCTGGCCGCCGCGAGCGGCGCGCTGACCGCGGCGGGAGTCACGGACGCACGACTGGATGCCGAGCTGCTGCTGGCAGAGGCCACGGGTTGGGATCGGGCGCGACTGGCCGCGGAGCCCGAGGCGGGAGTTGAGCGCGGCGCCGCCCGCCGCTTCGGCGAGATGGTGCGCCGCCGGTCCCGCCGCGAGCCCGTCGCCTACATCCTCGGCCGCAAGGGCTTTCGGGGGCTGGAGCTCGCGGTGGACGGCCGGGCCCTGATCCCGCGCCCGGAGACGGAGCTGCTGGTCGAGGTCGCACTGGAGCTCGCCCCCCGCTCGGTGCTCGACGTCGGCACCGGATCGGGCGCCGTCGCGCTCGCGATCGCGGACGAGCTTCCGGACTGCGAGGTCACCGGGACTGACACCTCCATCGATGCGCTCAGCTTGGCTCGGGAGAACGCAGAGCGGCTCGGGATCAATGGCCGAGTCCGGTTCGAGCGAGGGACGGTGCCGGAGGGCCCGCGCTTCGACCTCGTGCTTGCGAACCTCCCCTACGTTCGTGAGGACGAATGGCCCGGCCTGGAGCCGGAGATCACCCGGTACGAGCCACGCCAGGCGCTCGTCGGAGGCGCGGACGGCGTGGAGGCCATCGCCTCCATCGTTCCGGCGACCGCCGCGGCGCTGAATCCGGGCGCGTCGCTGGCCCTGGAGGTTGGCGCGGGCCAGGCGGGGCGGGTCGCGGAGCTCTTGCTGGACCTCGGGTTCGGACAGGTCGAAGGGCGCCAGGACCTCGCCGGGATCCCCCGGGTAATCGTCGCTGGTCAGTGA
- a CDS encoding L-threonylcarbamoyladenylate synthase produces MTRTVSIADGGAGPAREALEDCVRGGGVAVFPADTLYGLGCDPSSGEAIARINSLKGRDEAKPSAVMFFAPLAMRELLSTLGPRTREALGTLLPGAVTLVVHNPQSLYPLAGPEHPDRLGIRLIEGSLAGAASPLLQTSANRSGEQAPSRFDQVDSRILDGADLAIDGGELGGEPSTVVDLTALESDGSWRVLREGAVSRAQIGARLGEPPG; encoded by the coding sequence GTGACCAGGACGGTTTCGATCGCCGACGGCGGGGCCGGCCCTGCCCGCGAAGCGCTGGAGGATTGCGTCAGGGGGGGCGGCGTCGCCGTCTTCCCGGCGGACACCCTGTACGGCCTGGGCTGCGACCCGTCGAGCGGAGAAGCGATCGCCCGGATCAACTCCCTGAAGGGCCGCGACGAAGCCAAGCCCTCGGCCGTGATGTTCTTCGCGCCCCTGGCGATGCGTGAGCTTCTCTCGACCCTCGGGCCGCGCACCCGCGAGGCGCTGGGGACGCTGCTTCCCGGCGCGGTGACCCTCGTCGTCCACAACCCCCAGAGCCTCTACCCGTTGGCCGGACCCGAGCATCCCGACCGGCTCGGGATCCGGTTGATCGAGGGCTCGCTCGCCGGCGCCGCCTCCCCGCTCCTCCAGACGAGCGCCAACCGGAGCGGCGAGCAGGCGCCGAGCCGCTTCGACCAGGTCGATTCGCGGATTCTCGACGGTGCCGACCTGGCAATCGACGGCGGCGAGCTTGGCGGCGAGCCTTCGACCGTGGTCGACCTGACGGCGCTCGAGTCGGACGGGTCCTGGCGCGTCCTCCGGGAGGGGGCGGTGAGCCGTGCCCAGATCGGCGCTCGTCTGGGCGAGCCGCCGGGCTAG
- a CDS encoding nuclear transport factor 2 family protein yields the protein MASRNVEIIRGGFEALNEGGAEALVPLIHPEFEMTTPPNLAAEPDTYRGADGVRRYFDSFYDAMEEIRFEPGEFRDVGGRVIAQSTLSARGRATGIEVQQEVVLVWSLRDDKVIRVEVFATLDEAVAAVEAAGSA from the coding sequence ATGGCGAGCCGGAACGTGGAGATCATCCGTGGAGGCTTCGAGGCGCTCAACGAGGGCGGCGCCGAGGCCCTCGTGCCGCTGATCCACCCCGAGTTCGAGATGACGACGCCCCCCAACCTCGCCGCCGAGCCCGACACCTACCGCGGCGCGGATGGCGTTCGCCGCTATTTCGACTCCTTTTACGACGCAATGGAGGAGATCCGCTTCGAGCCGGGCGAGTTCCGGGACGTGGGCGGGCGCGTGATCGCCCAGTCCACCCTGAGCGCTCGAGGACGAGCGACCGGAATCGAGGTCCAGCAGGAGGTCGTGCTGGTCTGGTCGCTGCGCGATGACAAGGTGATCCGGGTCGAGGTTTTCGCGACCCTCGACGAGGCGGTGGCGGCGGTGGAGGCTGCCGGATCCGCCTAG